The following proteins come from a genomic window of Dreissena polymorpha isolate Duluth1 chromosome 1, UMN_Dpol_1.0, whole genome shotgun sequence:
- the LOC127857515 gene encoding uncharacterized protein SYNPCC7002_A0175-like isoform X3, producing MHDQLSNESPFTVFAPNNAAFAALPNDVKAKLANDTDLLKQVLTFHVTSGRDYSTALSNDMLVASLNTPNKIRVNIYQTVDTQIYTVDGATIVTYDQNATNGVIHVIDKVMFPIPMGPITSVAALNPNFGTLIYCLQQGQLLETLSGAGPFTVFAPNNAAFDKLPPNALSDLLSNQTALVAVLKYHVIGATYFSAGLNEGDIPTLEGKSVKVSIGNDGVKINNAKVVTADIPATNGVVYEIDTVLLPPN from the exons atgcatgatcagttgtcaaacgaaa GTCCATTCACAGTTTTTGCCCCAAACAATGCAGCATTTGCCGCGCTGCCTAATGACGTAAAGGCGAAGCTGGCCAATGACACAGATCTCCTTAAACAAGTGCTCACTTTTCACGTAACAAGTGGGCGGGACTATTCAACGGCACTGTCCAATGATATGCTTGTGGCTTCATTAAACACTCCAAATAAAATACGGGTGAACATTTACCAGACGGTTGACACGCAG ATATATACTGTGGATGGCGCAACCATAGTGACATATGACCAGAACGCAACTAACGGGGTCATCCACGTGATCGACAAGGTCATGTTTCCCATTCCCATGGGGCCGATTACAAGCGTCGCAGCCCTTAACCCTAACTTTGGGACATTGATTTATTGTCTTCAACAAGGACAACTCTTGGAGACACTTTCAG GAGCTGGACCTTTCACAGTGTTTGCTCCTAACAATGCTGCATTCGACAAACTGCCTCCAAATGCCCTAAGCGACCTGCTTAGTAACCAGACTGCATTGGTCG CTGTATTAAAGTATCACGTGATAGGTGCCACTTACTTTAGCGCAGGCCTAAACGAAGGGGATATCCCCACCCTCGAAGGCAAATCTGTCAAAGTTTCAATTGGGAATG ATGGTGTGAAAATAAACAATGCCAAGGTTGTAACAGCAGACATTCCAGCGACAAACGGTGTCGTCTATGAAATAGATACCGTTCTGTTGCCGCCAAATTAA
- the LOC127857515 gene encoding transforming growth factor-beta-induced protein ig-h3-like isoform X1 → MFNLFLQVCILPAFLLITTHVESKSVIQLAQDLGATTLVGFIKQAGLEGTLSGHGPFTVFAPNNAAFAALPNDVKAKLANDTDLLKQVLTFHVTSGRDYSTALSNDMLVASLNTPNKIRVNIYQTVDTQIYTVDGATIVTYDQNATNGVIHVIDKVMFPIPMGPITSVAALNPNFGTLIYCLQQGQLLETLSGAGPFTVFAPNNAAFDKLPPNALSDLLSNQTALVAVLKYHVIGATYFSAGLNEGDIPTLEGKSVKVSIGNDGVKINNAKVVTADIPATNGVVYEIDTVLLPPN, encoded by the exons atgtttaatttatttttgcaagTATGCATTTTACCTGCTTTTCTGCTTATCACTACGCATGTGGAGTCTAAAAGTGTAATTCAACTCGCGCAAGACCTTGGCGCAACCACTCTTGTTGGTTTTATCAAACAAGCTGGGCTAGAAGGAACTCTTTCAGGACATG GTCCATTCACAGTTTTTGCCCCAAACAATGCAGCATTTGCCGCGCTGCCTAATGACGTAAAGGCGAAGCTGGCCAATGACACAGATCTCCTTAAACAAGTGCTCACTTTTCACGTAACAAGTGGGCGGGACTATTCAACGGCACTGTCCAATGATATGCTTGTGGCTTCATTAAACACTCCAAATAAAATACGGGTGAACATTTACCAGACGGTTGACACGCAG ATATATACTGTGGATGGCGCAACCATAGTGACATATGACCAGAACGCAACTAACGGGGTCATCCACGTGATCGACAAGGTCATGTTTCCCATTCCCATGGGGCCGATTACAAGCGTCGCAGCCCTTAACCCTAACTTTGGGACATTGATTTATTGTCTTCAACAAGGACAACTCTTGGAGACACTTTCAG GAGCTGGACCTTTCACAGTGTTTGCTCCTAACAATGCTGCATTCGACAAACTGCCTCCAAATGCCCTAAGCGACCTGCTTAGTAACCAGACTGCATTGGTCG CTGTATTAAAGTATCACGTGATAGGTGCCACTTACTTTAGCGCAGGCCTAAACGAAGGGGATATCCCCACCCTCGAAGGCAAATCTGTCAAAGTTTCAATTGGGAATG ATGGTGTGAAAATAAACAATGCCAAGGTTGTAACAGCAGACATTCCAGCGACAAACGGTGTCGTCTATGAAATAGATACCGTTCTGTTGCCGCCAAATTAA